From the genome of Scytonema hofmannii PCC 7110, one region includes:
- a CDS encoding aminotransferase class IV gives MIIYWYNGQLIKSQTIELAIDDPGLLYGATVFTTLRVYDHSLDSRLTHWQAHCDRLKSSLKSFGWKLPSEERLRQGALSIAPDFPVLRITVFPDGREWIIGRTLPEGLIEKQNHGIIGFLSQPEFSRCLPDRKNGNYLGAWLAKSIAQQSNAQEAILVDGKGNWLETSTGNLWGWLDGSWWTPPATGEILPGIMRGELVKWLRQEGLVVREEPWTPNLVREFEALAYSNSVVETVPIHTVSSLVGKLEYNPHHPCFQQLRMFFS, from the coding sequence ATAATTATTTACTGGTACAACGGTCAATTAATCAAGTCTCAAACTATAGAGTTAGCAATTGACGATCCGGGATTACTCTATGGAGCAACGGTTTTTACGACATTGCGAGTTTATGACCATTCCCTTGACAGTAGGTTAACTCACTGGCAGGCACATTGCGATCGCTTAAAATCTAGCCTGAAATCTTTTGGTTGGAAGTTGCCAAGTGAAGAGAGATTGCGTCAAGGTGCTTTATCGATCGCGCCTGACTTTCCCGTTCTAAGAATCACTGTCTTTCCTGATGGAAGAGAATGGATAATTGGTAGAACTCTACCAGAAGGATTAATAGAAAAACAAAATCATGGTATAATTGGGTTTCTCTCTCAACCAGAATTTTCTCGTTGTCTTCCCGATCGCAAAAACGGGAATTATTTAGGCGCATGGTTAGCAAAATCCATTGCTCAACAGTCAAATGCACAAGAAGCGATATTAGTGGACGGGAAAGGAAATTGGTTAGAAACGAGTACGGGAAACCTCTGGGGTTGGTTAGATGGAAGTTGGTGGACGCCACCTGCAACTGGAGAAATTTTACCGGGAATTATGAGAGGAGAACTGGTCAAATGGCTTCGCCAAGAGGGTCTAGTTGTGAGAGAGGAACCTTGGACACCGAACCTAGTCAGGGAATTTGAGGCCCTTGCTTATAGTAATAGTGTAGTGGAAACCGTCCCTATACATACCGTTAGCTCGCTTGTAGGAAAGCTAGAATATAATCCGCACCATCCATGTTTTCAACAACTGCGGATGTTTTTTTCATAG
- the ftsH3 gene encoding ATP-dependent zinc metalloprotease FtsH3 — MNNKRWRNAGLYALLFIVVIALGTAFFDKQPQSRETWRYSQFIQEVQNGNVEKVSLSADRSTALVMPKNDTNKKLVTLVNDPDLINTLTQYQVDITVLPQTDEGFWFKALSSLFFPVLLLVGLFFLLRRAQNGPGSQAMNFGKSRARVQMEPQTQVTFNDVAGIDQAKLELNEVVDFLKNADRFTAVGAKIPKGVLLVGPPGTGKTLLARAVAGEAGVPFFSISGSEFVEMFVGVGASRVRDLFEQAKANAPCIVFIDEIDAVGRQRGAGLGGGNDEREQTLNQLLTEMDGFEGNTGIIIIAATNRPDVLDAALLRPGRFDRQVVVDRPDYAGRVEILKVHARGKTLSKDVDLDRIARRTPGFTGADLSNLLNEAAILAARRNLSEISMDEINDAIDRVLAGPEKKDRVMSEKRKTLVAYHEAGHALVGALMPDYDPVQKISIIPRGRAGGLTWFTPSEDRMDTGLYSRAYLENQMAVALGGRISEELIFGEEEVTTGASNDLQQVARVARQMVTRFGMSDRLGPVALGRQQGNMFLGRDIMSERDFSEETAAAIDEEVRQLVEAAYRRSKEVLENNRHILDKLAEMLVEKETVDAEELQELLASNDVRTATFA, encoded by the coding sequence GTGAATAATAAACGATGGAGAAATGCGGGGCTGTACGCACTGCTATTTATTGTTGTCATAGCCCTTGGGACAGCATTTTTTGACAAACAACCACAAAGCAGAGAAACATGGCGTTACAGCCAGTTTATTCAAGAAGTTCAAAATGGCAATGTAGAAAAAGTTAGTTTGAGCGCAGATCGGTCTACAGCTCTTGTCATGCCCAAAAATGACACAAACAAGAAACTGGTGACCTTGGTTAACGATCCTGACCTCATCAACACTCTGACTCAATACCAGGTAGATATCACTGTTTTGCCTCAAACCGACGAAGGATTTTGGTTTAAGGCACTAAGTAGCTTATTTTTCCCCGTATTGCTTTTGGTTGGCTTATTTTTCTTGTTGCGTCGTGCTCAGAATGGACCTGGTAGCCAAGCCATGAACTTTGGTAAGTCCAGAGCCAGAGTGCAAATGGAACCACAAACCCAAGTGACATTTAACGATGTCGCTGGTATTGACCAAGCAAAGCTAGAACTAAACGAAGTTGTAGACTTTTTGAAAAATGCCGATCGCTTCACTGCTGTTGGAGCCAAAATTCCCAAAGGCGTATTGCTAGTTGGTCCTCCTGGAACTGGTAAAACCTTGCTAGCACGTGCTGTAGCAGGCGAGGCTGGTGTCCCCTTCTTCTCCATCTCTGGTTCTGAGTTCGTCGAAATGTTCGTGGGCGTAGGTGCGTCCCGAGTTCGTGACTTATTTGAGCAAGCAAAAGCCAATGCTCCTTGTATCGTCTTCATTGATGAAATTGACGCCGTAGGTCGTCAGCGAGGTGCAGGTTTAGGTGGTGGTAACGATGAGCGGGAACAAACCCTGAACCAGTTACTGACCGAAATGGACGGATTTGAAGGCAACACTGGCATTATTATCATTGCTGCTACTAACCGTCCCGACGTATTGGATGCTGCATTACTGCGTCCCGGTCGTTTTGACCGTCAAGTTGTCGTGGATCGCCCAGACTACGCCGGACGAGTTGAAATTCTCAAAGTTCACGCCCGTGGCAAAACCTTGTCAAAAGATGTGGACTTGGACAGAATTGCCCGTCGTACCCCAGGATTTACTGGTGCAGATCTTTCCAACCTGCTAAATGAAGCTGCAATTCTAGCAGCACGTCGAAATTTAAGTGAAATTTCGATGGATGAAATTAACGATGCAATCGATCGCGTATTAGCCGGTCCAGAGAAGAAAGACCGTGTCATGAGCGAAAAGCGCAAAACATTGGTTGCATATCACGAAGCAGGTCACGCTCTAGTTGGTGCTTTGATGCCAGATTATGACCCAGTGCAGAAGATTAGTATCATTCCTCGCGGACGTGCAGGTGGTTTAACTTGGTTCACCCCTAGTGAAGACCGGATGGACACTGGTTTGTACAGCCGTGCTTATCTGGAAAATCAGATGGCAGTTGCCTTAGGTGGTCGCATCTCTGAAGAATTAATCTTTGGTGAAGAAGAAGTGACCACTGGTGCTTCTAATGACTTGCAACAAGTTGCACGTGTCGCTCGTCAAATGGTAACACGCTTTGGGATGAGCGATCGTCTTGGACCAGTTGCCCTCGGACGCCAACAAGGCAATATGTTCCTTGGTCGGGACATCATGTCAGAACGGGACTTCTCTGAAGAAACCGCAGCTGCAATTGATGAAGAAGTGCGCCAGCTAGTAGAAGCCGCTTACCGACGCTCTAAGGAAGTGTTGGAAAATAACCGCCACATCCTTGATAAACTTGCAGAAATGCTAGTTGAGAAAGAAACTGTAGATGCCGAAGAGTTACAAGAATTGCTTGCTAGCAACGATGTTAGAACTGCAACTTTTGCATAG
- a CDS encoding ribbon-helix-helix protein, CopG family — MASSPQFSVRIPPELDERLNAYAKQAGTTKTKVIIDALAHYLGCADDVPLIRRVLELEERVAALETQGRQVTS, encoded by the coding sequence ATGGCTTCCTCACCTCAATTTAGTGTCCGAATCCCACCAGAACTGGATGAACGGCTTAATGCTTATGCAAAGCAAGCTGGTACAACAAAAACCAAGGTCATAATTGATGCTTTGGCACATTACCTGGGTTGTGCTGACGATGTGCCGTTGATACGCAGAGTTCTTGAGCTTGAGGAACGAGTAGCTGCTTTGGAAACTCAAGGAAGGCAAGTGACTAGCTAG
- a CDS encoding effector-associated domain EAD1-containing protein: MWLLAEIYVKNIIDFEKKIMLTSQQRKKLQDALIGAFPERSLLEQLLDYELDKKLNLITQDSNLQTVVYQLIQRAQSEGWLIDLVRAARQKNPGNSQLRAIAQELFSLPNIPRRHHISNYDSLSNANFDGGCTDIEGIQSSSEHKYPRLVFVKIRLLNLNFQKEVQQFNLILDISFGEEEEKFQYKEQLGFVEREGYIRFGIKFGELCFQLTNGCMPTDLRKFPKIEQVFGLLSPTGTEEYPIWQFKVDDKKSSTLFGCLTNQELGIISLQNIPCVVEATFQINVNSNNLGVTAQEGVWNAKTSKKVKETKLRAFFKKVVEPKLKDYVSKVVLEYDSTSNS, translated from the coding sequence GTGTGGTTACTTGCTGAAATATATGTAAAAAATATCATTGATTTTGAAAAAAAGATAATGCTGACTTCCCAGCAACGCAAAAAATTACAAGATGCCTTGATTGGAGCTTTTCCTGAAAGGTCATTGCTGGAACAATTGTTAGATTACGAGCTAGATAAAAAACTAAACCTAATTACTCAAGATAGTAACTTACAAACCGTTGTTTACCAATTGATACAAAGAGCACAATCTGAGGGATGGCTTATTGACCTCGTTCGGGCTGCACGTCAAAAAAACCCTGGGAATTCACAGTTGCGAGCTATTGCTCAAGAACTATTTTCCTTGCCTAATATTCCTAGGAGACATCACATATCAAACTATGATAGTCTAAGTAATGCCAATTTTGACGGTGGTTGCACTGACATAGAGGGAATTCAAAGTAGCAGCGAGCATAAGTATCCTAGATTAGTATTCGTAAAGATACGGCTCCTAAATTTGAATTTTCAAAAAGAAGTTCAGCAATTTAATCTGATTTTAGATATTTCTTTTGGAGAAGAAGAAGAAAAGTTTCAATATAAAGAACAATTAGGTTTTGTAGAAAGGGAAGGATATATTAGGTTTGGAATCAAGTTTGGAGAATTATGTTTTCAATTGACCAATGGATGTATGCCTACAGATTTACGTAAATTTCCTAAAATTGAACAAGTTTTTGGATTGTTATCGCCTACAGGAACCGAGGAATATCCTATATGGCAGTTTAAAGTTGACGATAAGAAAAGCTCCACTTTATTTGGTTGTCTCACCAATCAAGAACTGGGAATTATCTCACTACAAAATATTCCTTGTGTAGTAGAAGCTACTTTTCAAATTAATGTAAATAGCAATAATTTAGGAGTAACTGCACAAGAGGGTGTGTGGAATGCTAAAACTAGCAAAAAGGTAAAAGAAACTAAACTTCGTGCTTTTTTTAAAAAAGTTGTAGAACCTAAACTAAAAGATTATGTGAGCAAGGTGGTATTGGAATATGACTCAACCTCTAACTCCTGA
- a CDS encoding pentapeptide repeat-containing protein, with product MTQPLTPEELTQLFQTIEGESTGKLSELAKVAGLNLAQDYIGADLSSEDLSEDNLSNANFRDANLSHANLSESDLNSAVLSNANLHDADLSNANLSNANLSYADLSSANLSGANLFHANLDNTNLSNANLSNVNLKGASLLRAKNLITANLVDAVLNTTTFGLSQKEMLDLKQRGAIIEDVTVEDVTVSPVKVLEKSESSTYNLNNANLNQPRRILLLSANPTDSSQLRLSEEMREIKEGLKRSTMRDQYSIVTAEAVRYIDIHRVLLQYEPYIIHFSGHGTQEKGLVFEDELGQTRLVSAEALADLFQLFADQVECVVLNTCYSETQAHAIAKHIKYVIGMSAEIRDTDAIKFSIGFYDALWSGKTVDFAYKLGCSLMKIADFPANVAPTLITNSRISSSPIPLRNQNQQTSYLGKTILLQRPNSNKTENSSLVCQNIGDLNSEENDSNIEFLLMKIHVEPVDSQKVNLYIIANFSEQRIEVNGVTIWFGLKRGQLKLYLKNGIIPIESIDTSQFVNCQVDLARGTENDICWIFQANTTQTDTLKCLINRIKLGTVVKSMQQTTSQQPVDAEDSTICSIKATFEATSITDFCITEIENENEQKNSLLGLFRNKKKKAFAERLILLNYLKPRLKPCIVQAEFNV from the coding sequence ATGACTCAACCTCTAACTCCTGAAGAACTTACCCAACTTTTCCAAACAATTGAAGGTGAATCGACAGGAAAGCTATCGGAGTTAGCAAAGGTGGCTGGACTGAATTTAGCTCAGGATTATATTGGTGCGGACTTAAGTAGTGAGGATTTAAGTGAAGATAATCTGAGTAACGCTAATTTCAGAGATGCCAATTTGAGTCATGCTAATTTAAGTGAAAGCGACTTGAATAGTGCTGTCTTAAGTAATGCTAACTTACATGATGCTGATTTAAGTAATGCTAATTTAAGTAATGCCAATTTGAGTTATGCTGACTTAAGCAGTGCTAACTTAAGTGGTGCAAATCTTTTTCATGCCAATTTAGATAACACTAACCTAAGCAATGCGAACCTAAGCAATGTTAACCTCAAAGGTGCTAGTCTTTTACGGGCAAAAAATCTAATCACTGCTAACTTGGTCGATGCTGTTTTAAATACAACCACTTTTGGACTCTCTCAAAAAGAGATGCTCGATTTAAAGCAACGAGGAGCAATTATTGAAGACGTTACAGTTGAAGACGTTACAGTCAGTCCAGTTAAAGTTTTAGAAAAATCTGAAAGCTCTACTTACAACTTAAACAATGCTAATCTCAATCAACCCCGGAGAATTTTGCTTTTGTCAGCAAATCCTACAGATAGCAGTCAGCTTCGTCTGAGTGAGGAGATGCGCGAAATTAAAGAGGGATTGAAACGCTCAACAATGCGCGACCAGTATTCAATAGTTACGGCGGAAGCAGTACGATACATAGACATACATAGAGTGCTGTTGCAGTACGAACCGTATATCATTCACTTTTCGGGACATGGGACGCAAGAGAAAGGCTTAGTCTTTGAAGATGAGTTAGGTCAAACTAGGTTAGTCAGTGCGGAAGCATTAGCAGACTTGTTTCAACTGTTTGCCGATCAAGTAGAATGTGTTGTTCTTAATACCTGCTACTCGGAGACACAGGCTCATGCGATCGCAAAACATATTAAGTACGTGATTGGTATGAGCGCAGAAATCAGGGATACGGATGCTATTAAATTTTCTATTGGCTTTTACGATGCATTATGGTCTGGTAAAACTGTTGACTTTGCTTACAAACTTGGTTGTTCGCTCATGAAAATAGCAGATTTTCCAGCCAACGTGGCTCCTACATTAATCACTAACTCTAGGATTTCATCTTCTCCAATTCCTTTAAGAAATCAAAATCAACAAACATCCTACTTAGGTAAGACTATTCTTTTACAAAGACCCAACTCTAACAAGACTGAGAATTCCTCATTAGTCTGTCAAAATATAGGTGATTTAAATTCTGAGGAGAATGATAGTAATATAGAGTTTTTACTTATGAAAATTCACGTAGAACCCGTAGACTCGCAAAAAGTTAATTTATATATCATTGCAAATTTTAGCGAGCAACGGATCGAGGTGAATGGTGTTACAATTTGGTTTGGGTTGAAGCGGGGACAACTAAAACTGTATTTAAAAAACGGCATTATCCCTATTGAATCCATAGATACATCTCAGTTCGTAAATTGTCAGGTTGATTTGGCACGAGGAACAGAGAATGATATATGTTGGATTTTTCAAGCTAATACAACACAAACTGATACACTAAAATGTTTAATTAATCGAATTAAGTTGGGAACTGTAGTTAAAAGTATGCAGCAAACAACATCGCAGCAACCTGTCGATGCAGAAGATAGTACAATATGCTCTATAAAAGCAACCTTTGAAGCTACATCCATCACAGATTTTTGCATTACTGAAATTGAGAATGAGAATGAGCAAAAGAACTCGCTTTTGGGGTTATTTAGAAATAAAAAGAAAAAAGCATTTGCTGAAAGGTTAATTCTTCTTAATTATTTAAAACCACGACTGAAACCTTGCATAGTTCAAGCAGAGTTTAATGTTTAA
- the nifH gene encoding nitrogenase iron protein, translated as MTDEKIRQIAFYGKGGIGKSTTSQNTLAAMAEMGQRILIVGCDPKADSTRLMLHSKAQTSVLQLAAERGAVEDIELDEVMLTGFRNVRCVESGGPEPGVGCAGRGIITAINFLEENGAYQDVDFVSYDVLGDVVCGGFAMPIREGKAQEIYIVTSGEMMAMYAANNIARGVLKYAHSGGVRLGGLICNSRNVDREIELIETLAKRLNTQMIHYVPRDNIVQHAELRRMTVNEYAPDSNQSKEYRALATKIINNDNLTIPTPIEMEELEALLIEFGILESDENAAMLVGKSAAEASSKK; from the coding sequence ATGACTGACGAAAAAATTAGACAGATAGCTTTTTACGGTAAAGGCGGTATTGGTAAGTCTACCACCTCCCAAAATACTCTAGCAGCTATGGCAGAAATGGGTCAGCGCATTTTGATTGTCGGTTGCGATCCTAAGGCTGACTCTACCCGTTTAATGCTACACAGTAAAGCTCAAACAAGCGTTCTCCAATTAGCTGCTGAACGAGGCGCTGTGGAAGACATAGAACTTGATGAAGTGATGCTTACTGGCTTTCGGAATGTGCGTTGTGTGGAGTCCGGCGGTCCAGAACCTGGTGTAGGTTGCGCTGGGCGCGGTATCATCACCGCCATCAACTTCTTAGAAGAAAACGGTGCATACCAAGACGTTGATTTTGTAAGTTACGACGTATTGGGTGACGTTGTGTGCGGTGGTTTCGCTATGCCAATTCGTGAAGGCAAAGCCCAAGAAATCTATATCGTTACCTCCGGCGAAATGATGGCGATGTATGCTGCTAACAACATTGCTCGTGGTGTTCTGAAATATGCTCACTCTGGTGGCGTGCGCTTAGGTGGTCTAATTTGTAACAGCCGTAACGTTGACCGGGAAATCGAACTCATTGAAACCCTGGCAAAACGCTTGAATACCCAAATGATTCACTATGTACCTCGTGACAACATAGTGCAGCACGCTGAGTTGCGCCGCATGACCGTGAACGAGTATGCACCTGACAGCAATCAAAGTAAAGAATACCGGGCATTGGCTACGAAGATCATCAACAACGACAATCTCACCATTCCTACACCTATTGAGATGGAAGAATTAGAAGCGTTGTTGATTGAATTCGGTATTCTCGAAAGCGACGAAAATGCTGCAATGTTGGTTGGCAAGTCAGCAGCTGAAGCCTCAAGTAAAAAGTAG
- a CDS encoding RNA recognition motif domain-containing protein: MSVYVGNLSYEVTEESLSGVFAEYGSVKRVQLPTDRETGRLRGFAFVEMGTDAEETAAIDALNGAEWMGRDLKVNKAKPREERGSFGGNRGNTGFRNRY; encoded by the coding sequence ATGTCAGTTTATGTAGGCAATCTTTCTTATGAAGTTACAGAAGAGAGTCTGAGTGGCGTGTTTGCAGAATATGGTTCTGTCAAGCGGGTTCAGCTACCTACAGACCGTGAAACTGGTCGTTTACGCGGCTTTGCTTTTGTAGAAATGGGTACGGATGCTGAAGAAACAGCTGCTATTGATGCGCTTAATGGTGCAGAGTGGATGGGACGTGATTTGAAAGTGAATAAGGCTAAACCCAGGGAAGAAAGAGGCTCCTTTGGTGGTAATCGGGGAAACACCGGCTTCCGCAACCGCTACTAA
- the trxA gene encoding thioredoxin, producing the protein MSSNTDLVVYVEESEFDTLLSEEKVVVVDFTATWCGPCRLVSPLMDQLAEEYKGRAKVVKVDVDNNKPIFKKFGLRSIPAVLIFKDGELAETIIGVSPYEEFNSAVEKLF; encoded by the coding sequence ATGTCTAGTAACACTGACCTAGTTGTTTATGTTGAAGAAAGTGAATTTGATACTCTTTTAAGTGAAGAAAAAGTTGTTGTTGTTGACTTTACTGCTACTTGGTGCGGTCCTTGTCGTCTAGTCAGTCCGCTAATGGATCAACTCGCTGAGGAATACAAAGGTCGCGCCAAGGTCGTCAAAGTAGACGTTGATAACAACAAGCCAATTTTCAAAAAATTTGGGCTTCGCAGTATTCCAGCAGTTTTAATTTTCAAAGATGGTGAGTTAGCAGAAACCATTATAGGGGTTTCTCCTTACGAGGAGTTTAACAGCGCTGTTGAGAAGCTTTTTTAG
- a CDS encoding nucleotidyltransferase family protein: MGIDEILKADREEILRIAASYGAYNVRVFGSVARGEARPDSDVDFLVELEPQRTLLDQIALMQSLEELLGRKVDVTEPETLHELIRDKVLREAVAL; encoded by the coding sequence ATGGGCATTGATGAAATACTTAAAGCTGATCGGGAAGAAATTTTGAGAATTGCGGCTTCCTACGGAGCGTATAATGTCCGGGTGTTTGGTTCTGTAGCGAGAGGAGAAGCAAGACCAGACAGTGATGTAGATTTTCTGGTGGAACTTGAACCACAACGAACCTTGTTAGACCAAATTGCTTTAATGCAGTCCTTAGAAGAATTGCTAGGACGTAAAGTGGACGTAACTGAACCAGAAACTCTACATGAGTTGATTAGAGATAAAGTGTTGCGGGAAGCTGTGGCGTTATGA
- a CDS encoding DUF86 domain-containing protein has product MRDDRLYLSNIFECIERIESYTCDGKEVFLQTTIIQDAVIRNFEIIGEATKRLSPEIRAAYPDVPWQQVAGFRDVLIHDYLKVNLNRVWGVIEQNLPQLKATIEAILQELGK; this is encoded by the coding sequence ATGAGAGACGATCGGCTGTACTTGAGCAACATCTTTGAATGTATCGAGCGCATAGAGTCTTATACTTGTGATGGCAAAGAGGTATTTTTGCAAACCACAATAATTCAAGATGCGGTAATTAGAAATTTTGAAATTATTGGGGAAGCAACGAAGCGGTTATCTCCCGAAATCAGAGCAGCTTACCCAGATGTACCTTGGCAGCAAGTAGCTGGTTTTAGAGATGTACTGATTCATGATTATTTAAAGGTAAATTTAAATCGAGTTTGGGGCGTGATTGAGCAGAATTTGCCCCAACTGAAGGCAACTATTGAGGCGATTTTGCAAGAATTGGGGAAGTAA